A single Sphingomonas kaistensis DNA region contains:
- a CDS encoding EAL domain-containing protein has protein sequence MTFDVLPPRTDNDLTLQSKRVAMWAYAPILLAATHFIVGLILLVRERSNMDGDQLGMALALVALALLLDGGAGLCLHLRTRLRLTPVFAVRLLMGWFGLSGILWMLFGGAAYSGLQDKSFLPLALGAGLAVKAMLSIGSPPAAILNALMATIGVNLFSDDPLLRAAIPLLGLLTAVYSIIITQLMLAGSRRRLTLDWQAKKALNFIAEFENSGRGWFWETNASGTLSYVSQQLADDFKTSPEALLGRQFTDLLSVDNGNNQGLREERTLGFHLSARFPFSDVVVRPASDDDVQWSLSGNPVFDDHGRFYGFRGIGTDLTEQRRTEQEINRLARSDSLTGLPNRAMMRRTLDEGLRNAKHSHRGCALLLIDLDRFKLVNDTHGHPAGDALLKQVAHRLTQVIGHYGQVGRLGGDEFKAVLPGTTDIHLLDRIAGSLIDEVSRPYMVEGQRVTIGASVGIAVGEPERSCADSMIRNADLALYAAKAAGRGRHRFFEPSMHNNAANRQMLEHDLRGAVTRDELSVVFQPIVRAAGEEVAGFEALVRWQHPKRGLIPPAEFIPIAEESGMIGQLGEWVLIEALEAVRHWPGHLRLAVNVSPIQFNDPRLVDLVAAALTVSGVDPSRLELEITEGVFMTECDTTEATFAALKKLGVRLVLDDFGTGYSSLGYLKQAPFDKIKIDRSFVRGAGLDQRRNAAIIRAIVTLAESLGMDTVAEGVETHEELQQMRSLGVSEIQGYIFGQPVRPAEAQQLAQGRILEVDSGPSLRESRQRMMRRALIGLDGEVIEVRLRNISAMGALVECTQPVTPGRNIIMDIVGAGPVTGTIRWAQRDRFGIRFKEEFDLDRLAPNPEQAVMLPSAAPPQVAAYVQ, from the coding sequence ATGACGTTCGACGTCCTGCCGCCGCGAACCGACAACGATCTGACGCTTCAGTCCAAACGCGTGGCGATGTGGGCCTATGCCCCCATCCTGCTGGCCGCCACTCACTTCATCGTCGGCCTGATTCTCCTCGTGCGCGAGAGGAGCAACATGGACGGCGACCAGCTTGGCATGGCGCTCGCCCTGGTCGCATTGGCGCTGCTGCTCGACGGCGGCGCGGGTCTTTGCCTTCATCTGCGCACCCGTCTCCGCCTGACGCCGGTGTTCGCGGTGCGACTGTTGATGGGTTGGTTCGGCCTGTCTGGCATCCTGTGGATGCTGTTCGGCGGCGCGGCCTATAGCGGCCTGCAGGACAAGAGCTTTCTTCCGCTGGCGCTTGGGGCCGGACTGGCGGTCAAGGCGATGCTCTCGATCGGCTCGCCTCCCGCAGCCATTCTGAACGCCCTGATGGCCACGATCGGGGTCAACCTCTTTTCCGACGATCCCTTGCTCCGTGCCGCCATTCCGCTGCTCGGCCTCCTGACCGCGGTCTATTCCATCATCATCACCCAGCTGATGCTCGCCGGAAGCCGCCGCCGGCTGACGCTCGACTGGCAGGCAAAAAAAGCACTCAATTTCATCGCGGAATTCGAGAACAGTGGGCGCGGCTGGTTCTGGGAAACCAATGCGAGCGGCACGCTGTCCTACGTCAGCCAGCAACTCGCCGACGACTTCAAGACCTCACCCGAGGCTTTGCTCGGCCGTCAGTTCACCGATCTCCTGTCGGTCGACAACGGCAACAATCAGGGCTTGCGCGAAGAACGCACCCTCGGCTTCCATCTCTCGGCCCGTTTTCCCTTTTCAGATGTCGTGGTGCGCCCCGCGAGTGACGACGATGTGCAGTGGTCGCTATCGGGCAATCCAGTGTTCGACGATCATGGTCGCTTTTACGGCTTTCGGGGGATCGGCACCGACCTTACCGAACAGCGCCGGACCGAGCAGGAGATCAATCGCCTCGCCCGTTCGGATTCGCTGACAGGCCTGCCCAACCGCGCGATGATGCGCCGCACGCTCGACGAAGGCCTGCGCAATGCCAAGCACAGCCATCGTGGCTGCGCCCTGCTGCTGATCGATCTCGACCGCTTCAAGCTCGTCAACGACACCCACGGCCACCCAGCGGGCGACGCCTTGCTGAAGCAGGTCGCCCATCGCCTGACGCAGGTGATCGGCCATTACGGTCAGGTCGGCCGGCTGGGAGGGGATGAATTCAAGGCGGTGCTGCCGGGAACGACCGACATTCATCTGCTCGATCGGATCGCCGGCTCGCTGATCGACGAAGTATCGCGGCCCTACATGGTCGAAGGCCAGCGCGTGACCATTGGAGCGTCGGTCGGCATCGCGGTCGGTGAGCCTGAGCGGTCGTGCGCGGATTCGATGATCCGTAATGCCGACCTAGCCCTCTATGCCGCCAAGGCCGCCGGGCGCGGCCGCCATCGTTTCTTCGAACCTTCCATGCACAACAATGCCGCCAATCGGCAGATGCTCGAACATGATCTGCGCGGTGCCGTGACGCGGGACGAACTGTCAGTGGTATTCCAGCCGATCGTCCGTGCCGCAGGAGAGGAAGTCGCCGGTTTCGAAGCGCTGGTCCGCTGGCAACATCCCAAGCGCGGCCTGATCCCACCCGCCGAATTCATTCCCATCGCCGAAGAAAGCGGCATGATCGGTCAGCTGGGAGAATGGGTCCTGATCGAAGCGTTGGAAGCGGTCCGCCATTGGCCGGGACACCTTCGTCTTGCCGTGAACGTCTCGCCGATCCAGTTCAACGATCCGCGGCTGGTCGACCTCGTCGCCGCCGCGCTTACCGTTTCGGGCGTTGACCCGTCGCGCCTCGAGCTTGAGATTACCGAAGGCGTATTCATGACCGAATGCGATACCACCGAAGCGACCTTTGCGGCCCTGAAGAAGCTTGGCGTGCGGCTGGTGCTCGATGATTTCGGAACAGGCTATTCGTCGCTCGGCTACTTGAAGCAGGCGCCGTTCGACAAGATCAAGATCGACCGCAGCTTCGTTCGCGGCGCGGGGCTGGACCAGAGGCGAAATGCGGCGATCATCCGCGCCATCGTTACCCTCGCTGAAAGCCTTGGCATGGATACGGTCGCCGAGGGCGTGGAAACCCACGAGGAACTGCAACAGATGCGCAGCCTCGGGGTCAGCGAGATCCAGGGCTATATCTTCGGTCAACCGGTCAGGCCCGCCGAGGCGCAACAGCTTGCGCAAGGTCGGATCCTCGAAGTCGACAGCGGCCCCTCGCTACGTGAATCGCGACAGCGGATGATGCGCCGCGCGCTGATCGGCCTCGATGGCGAGGTCATCGAAGTGCGTTTGCGCAATATCTCGGCGATGGGGGCGCTGGTCGAATGCACTCAACCGGTGACGCCGGGACGCAATATCATCATGGACATCGTCGGCGCGGGCCCGGTGACCGGCACCATCCGCTGGGCCCAGCGCGACCGCTTCGGGATCCGGTTCAAGGAAGAATTCGATCTCGATCGGCTAGCCCCGAACCCGGAACAAGCCGTGATGCTGCCATCGGCCGCTCCGCCACAGGTGGCGGCTTATGTGCAATAA
- the cysK gene encoding cysteine synthase A, whose translation MKADNILATIGNTPHVRINRLFPEGAEVWIKSERSNPGGSVKDRIAVSMIEAAEADGRLKPGGTIVEPTSGNTGVGLAMVAAVKGYKLILVMPESMSIERRRLMLAYGASFDLTPREKGMKGAIARAEEIVASTPGAWMPQQFDNPANIDVHLRTTVPEILADFGDDDRGFDALITGVGTGGHITAAGRELKKRWPKLKVFAVEPTLSPVISGGQPAPHPIQGIGAGFIPTNLDMDVLDGVIQVAPEDAKEMARRSAREEGMLVGISSGATLAAIAQKLPELGPNPRVLGFNYDTGERYLSVPDFLPEEG comes from the coding sequence GTGAAGGCCGACAACATCCTCGCCACCATCGGCAATACCCCCCACGTCCGCATCAATCGGCTCTTTCCGGAAGGCGCCGAAGTGTGGATCAAGTCCGAGCGGTCCAACCCCGGCGGCTCGGTCAAGGATCGCATCGCGGTCTCGATGATCGAAGCGGCCGAGGCTGACGGCCGGCTCAAGCCCGGCGGCACCATCGTCGAGCCGACCAGCGGCAACACCGGCGTCGGGCTGGCGATGGTCGCGGCGGTCAAGGGCTACAAACTGATCCTCGTCATGCCCGAAAGCATGAGCATCGAGCGCCGCCGCCTGATGCTGGCCTACGGCGCCAGCTTCGACCTGACGCCGCGCGAAAAAGGCATGAAGGGCGCGATCGCCCGCGCCGAGGAGATCGTCGCCTCGACCCCCGGCGCATGGATGCCGCAGCAATTCGACAACCCCGCCAACATCGACGTCCACCTGCGCACCACCGTGCCCGAGATCCTCGCCGACTTCGGCGACGACGACCGCGGGTTCGACGCGCTGATCACCGGCGTCGGAACGGGCGGGCACATCACGGCCGCCGGGCGCGAACTGAAGAAACGCTGGCCTAAGCTCAAGGTGTTCGCGGTCGAGCCGACCCTGTCGCCGGTCATCTCCGGCGGCCAGCCGGCACCCCACCCGATCCAGGGCATCGGCGCCGGCTTCATCCCGACCAATCTCGACATGGACGTACTCGACGGGGTGATCCAGGTCGCGCCCGAAGACGCCAAGGAAATGGCTCGCCGCTCGGCCCGCGAGGAAGGCATGCTGGTCGGCATCAGTTCGGGCGCGACGCTGGCCGCGATCGCGCAGAAACTGCCCGAGCTTGGGCCCAACCCGCGCGTACTTGGATTCAATTACGACACCGGCGAACGCTATCTTTCCGTACCTGATTTCTTGCCCGAAGAGGGTTAA
- a CDS encoding hydrolase: MGECSSIERQLVERAADACRLDEVRAWAAVNSGSANLQGLATMADLLAARMAVLPGTLNLRDPGPVTALDPAGRTLDVSHGKHLHLVVRPDAPRQLLLTGHMDTVYAADHAFQQVRDLADGRVNGPGVADMKGGLAVMIAALQAFEQHPGAAWTGYEVIINSDEEVGSASSAPLIAEAARGKLAALTYEPSALPDGTLAGARPGSGNFSFDIRGRSAHAGRNPEDGRNAVTAAAELALRLEALRRDGLTVNVARLDGGSPNNVVPDHAILRVNLRPRTPELEAAARKGIEAAVREVAAARDVQIHRHGGFGRRPKPLDAAALRLFALVEQAGRDLGQQITHKDSGGVCDGNNIAACGVPVVDTMGVRGGAIHSADEYLIPQSLGERAGLSALVLARLAKGAL; encoded by the coding sequence ATGGGGGAATGCTCGAGTATCGAACGGCAGCTGGTGGAGCGGGCGGCTGACGCTTGCCGCCTCGACGAGGTGCGCGCCTGGGCGGCCGTCAACAGTGGTTCGGCCAATCTCCAGGGCCTCGCCACGATGGCCGATCTGCTCGCCGCCCGAATGGCGGTTCTTCCAGGCACGCTCAATTTGCGCGACCCGGGACCTGTCACGGCGCTCGATCCGGCGGGGCGTACGCTCGACGTCAGCCATGGCAAGCACCTTCACCTGGTCGTCCGCCCCGACGCCCCGCGACAACTGCTCCTGACCGGCCACATGGACACCGTCTACGCCGCCGACCACGCGTTTCAGCAGGTACGCGATCTTGCCGATGGCCGGGTCAACGGCCCCGGCGTCGCCGACATGAAAGGCGGCCTCGCCGTCATGATCGCCGCCCTGCAAGCGTTCGAGCAGCACCCCGGTGCGGCCTGGACCGGCTATGAGGTCATCATCAACAGCGACGAGGAAGTCGGCTCGGCCTCGTCGGCCCCGCTGATCGCCGAGGCGGCGCGCGGCAAGCTGGCAGCGCTGACCTACGAGCCCTCCGCGCTTCCCGACGGCACGCTGGCCGGCGCGCGACCCGGATCGGGCAATTTCTCGTTCGACATTCGAGGCCGCTCGGCCCACGCCGGGCGCAACCCGGAAGACGGCCGCAACGCCGTGACCGCCGCGGCGGAGCTCGCCCTTCGGCTTGAAGCGCTTCGCCGCGACGGTCTTACCGTCAACGTCGCCCGGCTCGACGGCGGCTCGCCCAACAACGTCGTGCCAGACCACGCCATCCTTCGCGTCAACCTGCGCCCGCGCACGCCCGAACTCGAAGCGGCGGCGCGGAAGGGTATCGAGGCTGCCGTTCGGGAGGTCGCTGCCGCACGCGACGTACAGATCCACCGTCACGGCGGCTTCGGTCGTCGGCCCAAGCCCCTCGATGCCGCCGCCCTGCGCCTGTTCGCGCTCGTCGAGCAGGCCGGCCGCGACCTTGGCCAGCAGATCACGCACAAGGATTCGGGCGGGGTCTGCGACGGCAACAACATCGCGGCCTGCGGCGTGCCGGTGGTCGACACCATGGGTGTGCGCGGGGGTGCCATCCACAGCGCCGACGAATATCTGATCCCTCAATCCCTCGGCGAGCGCGCGGGCCTGTCAGCCCTCGTCCTCGCCCGTCTTGCAAAAGGTGCCCTGTGA
- the recR gene encoding recombination mediator RecR, whose translation MASQEIEALANALARLPGLGPRSARRAVLHLMKRREGALQPLLAALQTVSERLSTCSICGNVDTRDPCTICADPRRDDKSLCVVEEVSDLWALDRSRLFPGRYHVLGGKLSALEGVRPEDLSIDKLLQRVGAGGIDEIVLAMNATLEGQTTAHYLAERLETYPVRLTQLAHGLPVGGELDYLDEGTLAQALRARRPVA comes from the coding sequence ATGGCCTCCCAGGAAATCGAAGCCCTCGCCAATGCGCTCGCCCGGTTGCCGGGCCTCGGGCCCCGTTCGGCCCGGCGTGCGGTGCTGCACCTGATGAAGCGGCGCGAGGGTGCCTTGCAGCCGTTACTGGCGGCGTTGCAAACCGTGTCCGAACGGCTGTCGACCTGCTCGATCTGCGGCAATGTCGATACCCGCGATCCCTGCACCATCTGCGCCGACCCGCGACGCGACGACAAGAGCCTGTGCGTGGTTGAGGAAGTATCGGACCTCTGGGCGCTCGACCGATCGCGGCTGTTTCCCGGACGCTACCATGTGCTTGGCGGCAAGCTGTCGGCGCTGGAGGGCGTGCGGCCCGAGGATCTGTCGATCGACAAGCTGCTTCAGCGGGTTGGTGCGGGCGGGATCGACGAAATCGTGCTGGCGATGAATGCGACGCTGGAGGGGCAGACCACCGCCCATTATCTGGCCGAGCGGCTCGAGACCTACCCGGTGCGGCTGACCCAGCTTGCCCATGGCCTGCCGGTTGGTGGCGAGCTCGACTATCTCGACGAAGGCACGCTGGCACAGGCGCTACGCGCCCGTCGCCCGGTCGCCTGA
- the truA gene encoding tRNA pseudouridine(38-40) synthase TruA: protein MTRWKLILEWDGAPFMGWQRQDHGPSVQGALEQAVLKMTGETVTAHASGRTDAGVHALAMPVHLDLDKALDGHRLAEGLNALLRPNPVAVLSAEPVADDWHARFSCLGRRYLYRIANRRAPLTLDKGRAWRIAKPLDAAAMQQGAAHLVGHHDFTTFRSVNCQSDSPVKTLDHLEVERVGEEIHIHAAARSFLHHQVRSMVGCLSLVGLGQWLPDDMRKSLEARDRAALGLNAPAEGLYFAGALYDTPTA, encoded by the coding sequence GTGACACGCTGGAAGCTGATCCTCGAATGGGACGGCGCGCCGTTCATGGGGTGGCAGCGGCAGGATCACGGACCCTCGGTGCAGGGCGCGCTGGAGCAAGCGGTGCTCAAGATGACCGGCGAGACCGTCACGGCCCACGCCTCCGGTCGCACCGACGCCGGGGTGCATGCGCTCGCCATGCCGGTGCATCTTGACCTAGACAAGGCGCTCGACGGTCATCGCCTCGCCGAAGGCCTCAACGCCCTGCTCCGCCCCAATCCGGTCGCTGTGCTGTCGGCAGAGCCGGTTGCTGATGACTGGCACGCCCGCTTTTCCTGCCTCGGACGACGCTACCTCTACCGCATCGCCAATCGCCGAGCCCCGCTGACGCTCGACAAAGGCCGCGCGTGGCGCATCGCCAAGCCGCTCGATGCCGCCGCCATGCAGCAAGGCGCCGCGCATCTCGTCGGCCATCACGACTTCACCACCTTTCGCTCGGTCAATTGCCAGTCAGACAGCCCGGTAAAGACGCTGGACCACCTCGAGGTCGAACGCGTGGGCGAAGAGATTCACATCCACGCTGCCGCCCGATCCTTTCTTCATCATCAGGTGCGCTCGATGGTCGGTTGCCTCAGCCTGGTTGGACTCGGCCAATGGTTGCCGGACGACATGCGAAAATCTCTTGAAGCCCGCGATCGCGCAGCCCTCGGCCTCAATGCCCCGGCCGAAGGGCTTTACTTCGCCGGGGCGCTCTACGACACGCCGACCGCGTGA
- the trmFO gene encoding methylenetetrahydrofolate--tRNA-(uracil(54)-C(5))-methyltransferase (FADH(2)-oxidizing) TrmFO, translating into MQDIHIIGGGLAGSEAAWQLAEAGLPVRLSEMRGGGDMTPAHESDRLAEMVCSNSFRSDDPENNAVGLLHQEMRRMGSLVMRCADATKVPAGSALAVDREGFAAQVTAALEAHPNITIVRERIDALPDHPCIIATGPLTGSKLAEAIAAETGKDALAFFDAIAPIVHGDSIDMSVAWKAARWNKGGDDYINCPLTKEQYQTFVEALNAGEKTEFKEWEKDTPYFEGCMPIEVMAERGPETLRFGPLKGVGLDDPKTGRWPYACVQLRQDNASGTLWNIVGFQTKLRHGAQVDIFRTIPGLENAEFARLGGIHRNSFIRSPDLLDRQLRLKSRPNIRFAGQITGCEGYVESAAIGLIAARFAVAEAKGETLAPPPNTTALGALLGHITGDANAATFQPMNVNFGLMPPLPERFRKADRKKAYTDRARAAFSEWLGEKAEKPAAPEPVSA; encoded by the coding sequence ATGCAGGACATTCATATCATCGGCGGCGGTCTCGCCGGATCGGAAGCGGCGTGGCAGCTGGCTGAGGCCGGGCTTCCGGTTCGCCTCAGCGAAATGCGTGGCGGCGGAGACATGACCCCAGCGCATGAAAGCGACCGGTTGGCCGAAATGGTCTGCTCCAACAGCTTCCGCTCGGACGACCCGGAAAACAATGCGGTCGGCCTGCTGCACCAGGAAATGCGGCGGATGGGCAGCCTCGTCATGCGCTGCGCCGACGCGACCAAGGTTCCGGCCGGCTCCGCCCTTGCCGTTGATCGCGAAGGCTTTGCGGCACAGGTGACGGCGGCGCTCGAAGCGCACCCCAACATCACCATCGTCCGCGAACGGATCGATGCGCTCCCCGATCACCCCTGCATCATCGCCACCGGCCCACTTACGGGATCGAAGCTCGCCGAAGCCATCGCTGCCGAAACCGGCAAGGATGCGCTCGCCTTCTTCGACGCCATCGCCCCCATCGTCCACGGCGACAGCATCGACATGTCGGTCGCCTGGAAGGCCGCGCGCTGGAACAAGGGGGGCGACGATTACATCAATTGCCCGCTGACGAAGGAACAGTATCAGACCTTCGTCGAAGCCCTGAACGCGGGCGAAAAGACCGAATTCAAGGAGTGGGAAAAGGACACGCCCTATTTCGAAGGCTGCATGCCGATCGAAGTGATGGCCGAGCGTGGTCCCGAAACGCTGCGGTTCGGGCCGCTGAAGGGCGTGGGCCTCGACGATCCCAAGACCGGTCGCTGGCCCTATGCCTGCGTCCAGCTCCGCCAGGACAATGCCAGCGGCACCTTGTGGAACATCGTCGGCTTCCAGACCAAGCTTCGCCACGGCGCGCAGGTCGACATCTTCCGCACCATCCCGGGGCTCGAAAATGCTGAATTCGCCCGGCTCGGCGGCATTCACCGCAACAGCTTCATTCGCTCGCCGGACCTGCTGGATCGCCAGCTACGGTTAAAGAGCCGCCCGAACATCCGCTTCGCCGGGCAGATCACGGGCTGCGAAGGCTATGTCGAAAGCGCCGCCATCGGCCTGATCGCCGCGCGCTTTGCCGTGGCCGAGGCGAAGGGTGAGACACTTGCGCCTCCGCCCAACACCACCGCGCTCGGCGCTTTGCTCGGCCACATCACCGGCGACGCCAACGCCGCGACGTTTCAGCCGATGAACGTCAATTTCGGACTGATGCCGCCGCTGCCCGAGCGCTTCCGCAAGGCCGACCGCAAGAAAGCCTATACCGATCGCGCCCGCGCCGCTTTTTCGGAATGGCTCGGCGAGAAGGCCGAGAAGCCAGCCGCGCCCGAGCCGGTCAGCGCTTAA
- the fmt gene encoding methionyl-tRNA formyltransferase: MRLIFMGSPAFAVPTLDALIEAGHEIAAVYSQPPRPAQRGKKLQPTAVHQRAEELGLTVRTPERLRSAEEQEAFAAFGAEAAVVAAYGLLLPQPILDAPERGCLNVHASLLPRWRGAAPIHRAILAGDEETGVTIMQMEAGLDTGPMLRAGRTPIDGKTVSELTGELATMGARLMVEELADPSPARVQPDQGVTHAPKIAKAEARIDWTAAAESIERQVRAFAPAPGAWFEANGERIKLLAADLVEDVVAPPATILDDRLTIGCGTGAVRPALLQRAGGRAMPTAELLRGFALAPGTVLP; this comes from the coding sequence ATGCGGCTTATCTTCATGGGATCCCCGGCCTTTGCGGTGCCGACGCTCGACGCACTGATCGAGGCCGGGCACGAGATCGCCGCCGTTTATTCGCAGCCCCCGCGTCCCGCGCAACGCGGCAAGAAGCTGCAGCCGACCGCCGTACACCAGCGCGCGGAGGAGTTGGGTCTCACCGTTCGCACGCCAGAGCGTCTGCGCTCGGCGGAAGAGCAAGAGGCGTTTGCCGCGTTCGGCGCAGAGGCGGCAGTGGTCGCGGCTTATGGTTTGCTGCTGCCTCAGCCGATCCTCGACGCACCGGAGCGCGGCTGCCTGAACGTCCATGCCAGCCTGCTTCCCCGCTGGCGCGGCGCGGCGCCGATCCACCGCGCCATCCTTGCCGGGGACGAGGAAACCGGCGTCACCATCATGCAAATGGAAGCCGGGCTGGACACCGGCCCGATGCTGCGCGCCGGTCGCACCCCCATCGACGGCAAGACCGTTAGCGAACTGACAGGCGAACTGGCGACGATGGGAGCGCGCTTGATGGTCGAGGAACTCGCCGACCCCTCCCCGGCCCGCGTCCAGCCCGACCAAGGCGTGACCCACGCGCCCAAGATCGCCAAGGCCGAGGCGCGCATCGACTGGACCGCAGCCGCTGAATCCATCGAACGGCAGGTGCGCGCCTTCGCGCCTGCGCCGGGTGCGTGGTTCGAAGCCAATGGCGAACGGATAAAGCTGCTTGCTGCCGATCTTGTCGAAGACGTGGTCGCACCGCCGGCCACCATCCTCGACGACCGTCTCACCATCGGCTGCGGCACCGGCGCGGTTCGCCCGGCCCTTCTTCAACGCGCAGGTGGACGCGCCATGCCGACCGCGGAGTTGCTGCGCGGCTTCGCCCTTGCGCCTGGCACCGTCCTTCCGTGA
- a CDS encoding BLUF domain-containing protein, with protein sequence MQLKSVTYTSLAALDLDEEQLREIHGAARDLNGIDGISGLLVFNGTHFLQWIEGPPESVDELIERLRRDPRHSGFEIRDERMLERRMFGDWTMKLVRVRSNFHLAQDDVALQLPEEFPDHLRARVMGMVERISEDVEL encoded by the coding sequence ATGCAGCTCAAGAGCGTAACCTATACCAGTCTCGCAGCGCTGGACCTCGACGAAGAGCAGTTGCGGGAAATCCATGGCGCTGCGCGCGATCTCAATGGGATCGACGGGATCAGTGGTTTGCTGGTGTTCAACGGTACGCACTTCCTGCAGTGGATCGAGGGTCCGCCGGAGTCGGTCGATGAACTTATCGAACGGCTTCGCCGCGATCCGCGTCATAGCGGTTTCGAGATCCGCGACGAGCGTATGCTCGAGCGGCGGATGTTCGGCGATTGGACGATGAAGCTGGTGCGGGTGCGGTCCAACTTTCATCTCGCGCAGGACGACGTTGCGTTGCAACTTCCCGAGGAATTCCCTGATCACCTGCGCGCGCGGGTGATGGGCATGGTCGAGCGGATCAGCGAAGACGTCGAGCTTTAA
- a CDS encoding EF-hand domain-containing protein → MTRLVAGAIAALLLSSGAFFMYSSKSADAAAAAPAAPPVAPAAPLIAAATPTFDAVRAPPLASPKSREEKRFARADKDDDGRITSAELFEPRRKAFAKLDRDGNGTLSFDEWAVKTVTKFASADRDRSGWLTAAEFATTAPKAPKRKSVCSC, encoded by the coding sequence ATGACCCGCCTCGTCGCCGGCGCCATTGCTGCCCTGTTACTCTCCTCGGGCGCTTTTTTCATGTATTCCAGCAAATCCGCCGATGCCGCCGCCGCAGCGCCGGCCGCGCCTCCGGTGGCGCCCGCCGCGCCGCTGATCGCCGCCGCCACTCCGACCTTTGACGCCGTGCGCGCGCCGCCGCTCGCCAGCCCGAAGAGCCGCGAAGAAAAGAGGTTCGCGCGGGCGGACAAGGACGATGACGGGCGGATCACCTCGGCCGAATTGTTCGAGCCTCGGCGCAAGGCCTTCGCCAAACTCGACCGGGACGGCAATGGAACGCTGAGCTTCGACGAATGGGCGGTGAAAACGGTGACCAAATTTGCCTCCGCCGACCGCGACCGTTCGGGCTGGCTGACCGCAGCCGAATTCGCAACGACCGCGCCCAAGGCGCCTAAGCGCAAAAGCGTCTGCAGCTGCTGA
- a CDS encoding MFS transporter, translated as MNTSPTSPLQIRDFRLYWLARFFAVLATMGMVVIIGYQVYDTARADYGMSIRQASLMLGLLGAVQFVPLAFLTPVAGWTADRFERRTVARMANAVDMLVALTLGLVTYAEVLNLPLLFTLAALHGVARVFVGPSMSAIAPNIVPPELLPKAIAMSSIAWQSASVAGPALGGFLYAVGAPLPYWAATGLMGCAILLLTPVRRIMPPPMTANLHPIRQMIEGLTFVRRRRFLFGAITLDLFAVLLGGATAMLPVFARDILHVGTEGLGLMRGAPAIGAALVAGIFAIRPLHHNVGIKMLWSVAAFGALTVAFGLSSNFLLSLGILALLGAADMLSVYVRSSLVQLHTPDMMRGRVSAVSGLAISASNELGELQSGVAAALLGPVGAVVAGGAAAIGIAGLWSYLFPELRRAKTFDPPPEVLAQAVEQEKPA; from the coding sequence GTGAACACTTCCCCCACCTCCCCGCTCCAGATCCGCGATTTCCGCCTCTACTGGCTGGCGCGATTTTTCGCCGTGCTCGCGACCATGGGGATGGTGGTGATCATCGGCTATCAGGTCTACGACACCGCCCGCGCCGACTACGGCATGAGCATCCGCCAGGCCTCGCTGATGCTGGGTCTGCTCGGCGCGGTGCAATTCGTGCCGCTGGCCTTCCTCACCCCCGTCGCCGGCTGGACCGCCGACCGGTTCGAGCGGCGCACCGTCGCCCGGATGGCCAATGCGGTCGACATGCTGGTCGCGCTTACCCTCGGCCTTGTGACCTACGCCGAGGTGCTGAACCTGCCTCTGCTGTTCACATTGGCGGCACTCCACGGTGTCGCTCGGGTGTTCGTCGGCCCGTCGATGTCGGCCATCGCGCCCAATATCGTGCCGCCGGAACTGTTGCCCAAGGCAATCGCGATGTCCTCCATCGCGTGGCAATCGGCCTCGGTCGCGGGGCCAGCGCTGGGCGGCTTCCTCTATGCAGTCGGCGCGCCGCTGCCTTATTGGGCAGCGACCGGGCTGATGGGATGCGCCATCCTGCTGCTGACGCCGGTTCGCCGGATCATGCCCCCGCCGATGACGGCAAATCTCCACCCGATCCGCCAGATGATCGAAGGACTGACCTTTGTCCGTCGCCGACGCTTCCTGTTCGGCGCGATCACCCTCGACCTGTTCGCAGTGCTGCTCGGCGGCGCGACCGCGATGCTGCCGGTGTTTGCCCGCGACATCCTCCACGTCGGGACCGAAGGGCTCGGCCTGATGCGCGGCGCGCCCGCGATCGGTGCGGCGCTGGTCGCCGGCATCTTCGCAATTCGCCCGCTCCACCACAATGTCGGGATCAAGATGCTGTGGAGCGTTGCGGCCTTCGGGGCCCTGACCGTTGCGTTCGGCCTGTCGTCCAACTTCCTCCTCAGCCTTGGCATTCTCGCCTTGCTCGGCGCCGCGGACATGCTCAGCGTCTATGTCCGCTCCAGCCTAGTTCAGCTCCACACCCCCGACATGATGCGCGGGCGAGTGTCGGCGGTCAGCGGGCTTGCGATCAGCGCTTCCAACGAGCTTGGCGAATTGCAGTCTGGTGTTGCCGCCGCCTTGCTCGGACCGGTCGGCGCCGTGGTCGCCGGCGGGGCCGCTGCCATTGGTATCGCGGGACTGTGGTCCTATCTCTTCCCCGAACTCAGGCGGGCGAAGACCTTCGACCCGCCGCCCGAAGTGCTCGCCCAAGCAGTTGAACAGGAGAAACCTGCGTGA